ATGTTGcagtttataaagaaaaagttgatgggggtgtcaagacacttagggttgataccagaagagcagtccgacctggggacattagtggtcccctccccagatggggagaGGATTGGCTGATGTCGGAGTcaccataataattttgaattttgagtgaagggtgtgtgtaattaggtgcttgtagtttcgtgtgaaggaaaagaattgtttttagagggcaggctgtgactgcccccttgcattgtgagacacaaagggtaATGTTCAGTGATGCcaaagctgggtttaatgacaagttcacagcatcccctgatccagtgctttagacctcaccaggagtaattatcgttttggcaggtgcctactgcctcctcctgtgattggggcagagcaaacatagtattgttcaatccctcaaaaattcaattcttctatccatcaactcaacacaaccttccagataactattccctcttcttcaatgatattCAACTGttccccccttctacactgaacatccctgGTCTGGTCCttttaatctaaactggaaacttcacatttcatctctagctttttcacatttcatctctagcttctatgaagttaggcattctgagttgtctTTGCTAGTTTTCTCAACACCCCCAGCtgctctgtacaggggccttatccatccatgtatggagtatgcctcacatgtaTTGGGGGTGTTATTATAATGATCACTTGAAGGAGGAGCTGATTTTCTCTTGGTGTCAGCATTTAAATTAAATCCTGCCAAGACCTATAGCTTTATCTTTAGTTGTTCATGGACTCCCAATCCCCCCACATCTGGATATCATAATCAACAACCGGATATTCAACCCCTATAATTCCTTAAAACTTCTTAGTGTAATATTGGACTCCAAAATGACTTTGGAAAATCACATTAGGATAACTTCTCTAATTTCCCAGAAGACTGGTTTGTTGAGGAAATGCAGAGTCAGTTTTAGTGATGATAAGATTGTTTTAAATagtttttattccttcattttaccCTTCTTTGAGTAATGTTGTCAAGTTTGGATGTCAGCTGCTCCAtttcttttaaaatttttggattGCTCTATTAACATGATAAAGCTTTTACTGGCTAATCTCAACATGCAGTTTCATCATTGTCAGATGGTGCATCAACCATGTTTTTCAAAATTGTCAATAATAATGAGCATCCTCTTCACAGAGCATTAGCATCTTAATTTATTCCTGCTCACCAAACATGTCATAATTTATGTTTCAATGGGCTTGCTTTTCAGCAGGTTTTCTGTTTAGCCCACCAATTTTCCTGTACATTTATCCCTTATTTGACTAAAGCGTGGAATCTACTTTCAGATGAAATTGCTTCTGAAGCTATTTTAgataaatttaaaacaaaagTTAACACCTTCCTATTAACTTACCAAgtatctgtttcttcttttattttgccttttcctttaatttttcacatCTGTGTTTGCTCATTGGGCATCCTGCTTGGGTCTATATCAGTTTTGATTTTCCCCTGATGCCCTTACATGGatttccataataataataataataataataataataataatgaatattaTTGTCACTTATGTGTGTCTCAACATTTGAAGGTGGAAGATAAAAACTCTGCCATCCAAGTCAAAGAGGCAGAGTACCAgttggcagaggaggagaggcagaggctCCAGGAGGCACTGGCACAGGAACGCTTGACacgggaagaagaaaaattcaaaatgCAGGAAGAGTTGATGCTCACCAAAGCTCAAGAACAGGTGAGgatttagtgctttattgcaacTTGTTCCTGGTTTCTGCTCTCAGTGCTCTTTGACTTGGGAAGAAATTAGTTAAATGAACTTGAGATTAGTGCAGAAGGGGTTTGGTGATTTGTACAAAAAGATGTTAACATATTTATGTGTGGTGACTGTGGTATATTTGATCTATGTGCCTAAAATAACTTTCTCCCATTTCTGGTTGTGAGAGATTGAGTTCTCTAACTCAGTAGGATGATGATTTAATTTCATTTGCTTCTTACAGGCAGCTGGATTTCTGTTGGGAAGTGACAACAGGCACTGAACTTACTAATTCACACTaattttatcatcattaatctTACAGCGTGCCTTAAAAGAAACTTTGGATGCCCTGGAGGGTGAAAAGCAGAAGCTGATGGCAGACTTGGCCTCCTCTGCTATGGTCTCCTCAGAGGCcaagaaggaggtggtggagtcAGTGTCTCACGTCTTGGAAGATGAATTTCAGTGTGCAATATGCAATGAGCTCTTCATTAATGTAAGTAATAAGGAATTTACTATTCACTAGAGCCTGGTACATCTTAAGCTATATTTGGCCCATTATCAATGATGTCATGGAGCACTGAGAGACCTTTTTAAGTGTTAATTATTTCTGGAGGTAGGTCATCCTTTATTGTTGTCCCTTTAGagtctctcttcatcttcattaacCCCCTCACTATGAAGTGCACGGTGTGGGCCCAACAACACAGTATGAGGGGCAGGCCATCACCACTTGCTGTGGTTTGCAGTTGCTGTCTAacatttttttgccttttcaaGGATTACTTTGCCTGTATTTGTTAATCATTTATTTCATAACTGATTGAGCAAGAAAAGTATAGATATCATCATAAATGTTtaaacatttaaacatttattaataCCCAATAAAGTCAGTACAtaatatgtttttatgtttacaTTAATATTAGGCCAGCCTTTTTATAAGCATAGCTTTTCAGGCACAACAGTATGTCAAATAATTCTGTTTTGCATGACCTTTCTTTGGATGTTCAGCAAAAAACTGGGCAGCTCTCTCATTTACTGTCACATAACTTGCCAACCAGCTTATCATCAAAGAAAAGTTTGAAGGTATCAGAGAAAGATACAAGTGATGAGTTGCCAAGAGCAGGATTCAGTCCAGAGAACTGAGACAGAAATTGTGGTGGTGAATCAGGATGCTTGTCAGAAAACATCTGATATCAACCTCCAACCTTCCTCAGCCTCACAGCCATCAGCCTAATCATCACTACAGgaaccatcatcattatcatccttgtCTGGAATATGATCATCTCTCTACTGTCTGAAAGATCATCCATATTgtaagaaagacagacaaactcaTATCAGCATCAAAGACACCCCCCTTTGtcagcccactgaggtgctggtccctgAACAGAGTCAAGAgcaatagtaaaaaattacagaataagtgtcttgaaacctccctcttgaaagagttcattcaagtcataggaagatgaaagtacagaagcagacagggagttccagagttttccagagaaagggatgaatgagaatactggttaactcttgctttagagaagtggacagaatagaggcgagagaaagaagaaagtcttgtgcagcaaggctgtgggaggagggaaggcatgcagtttgcaagatcagaagagcagttgcatgaaaatagcagtagaagatagcaagagatgcaatattgcagaaatgagaaagaggctgaagacaggcagttagaggagaggaattgataaggcaaaaagcttttgattccaccctatctaaaagagcaccccaccccacccccccatacatgtgaagcacactccatatgtggacagataaggcccttgtatagagttagcagccagggagatgagaaaaactggcagagacagctcagaacacttaacttcatagaacctgttttagctagagataaaatgtgaagtttccagtttagattataagtaaaggacagactgaggatgttcagtatagaagagggaggcagttgagtatcattgaagaagagggaattgtctggaaggttgtgtcaagttgatagatggaggttGCCATATGGGTATATGGGATAGATGGAGTTGCCATATGGGTGGTTCtgaaattatttgttttatgaTTGGCTGATAAATGAAAGGGGTGGAGCCAGAGATCTGAGTGATTGAAGCATGCAAAAGCCATCCAACTCTGGCCTGTATCAGAAAACAGGATTTCAAACTCTCAGTGCATCATCGAATGGATATATTGGTAAGTAATGACACACCTCATGTGTCATCATAGTGAAGGGTTTAAATGTTTCTTCTCATTTTAGTATCTTACTCTCATCCTCATccccatgtcagtttttttttaccacttgaATCTATTTCCTTTAATTCTTGCAGGCTGTGCTACTGAGTTGCAGTCACACTTTCTGCAAATACTGCATAGACcgttggaaaaaaaacaaaaaggaatgtCCCAACTGCCGTCTTCCAATAACATCAGAGTCCAAATCATTAGTGGTGGACAATTTCATTGAGAAGATTGTACCTACACTAtcagaggaaatgaagaagaaaaggacacagATTGTAGCTGAAAgaaatggtagtggtgatttatatttatttgtattagGAATTAATTGTACCTCTAAAGTCTAGATCAGTTAATGTTAAAGTTAGATCAGTGAATGTGGTTGGATGTGGTatgaggaaaagatcaagagaaTGTTTCAGAGGTGACAGCTAGATGTGTGAAgtggagatgaaagggaaggctTGATCTGAATTTGGAAGATTGAATCAAAGAAGGACAAgtgtggagaaaggaaaagtgggAAAAAGAATGTCCTTTTTGATGAGCCCAGAAATACAGCAGGGTGTGATGGAATGAAGTTTTGTTGAAAACCAGATAGGTTAAGGTGAAGTTTGGTGAAAAGCTGTGGATGTCTTTGAGTGTATAATGGCCTGATagtgagaaggatgaaaaacaaagaaaatcttCTAGAGttgtgttgttgtagttgttagtGTAGATGTACTAGTGAAATATCTGAATGCTAAAATTAAGAATATAGCAGTTGAAAGTGTATTTAGTATGCATGGCATGCCTGGAAGAAATTATAAGATTATGGATTAAGTTAGTGATTGGAAATATGTGATACAATGTCAGAAGTTGGCAAGTATTTGGGGTACAGTGAACAAGTGAAGTCAAAGTGAAGTCTAGAGAGAATTGCTGTTTCTTCTGATTGCTGTGGTAAAGTTTATTGTATGAAGAGTAGGTagtgggagaggaagtgaagtggGTGCCTTGTTTTAGCTATCCCCCTTTGCACTGATATTGacttggtatatagatagagatagattgtatttatgtatttttaaattTTGAATACAGCTGAAATGAAGGCTGCTGaagaagctgctgctgctgctgctgctgctgcagctgccagtagaggaaacagaggacgaggaggaagagggcggaataatagaggaagaggaggtcagaGAGGGTAAGTACATGATGTATTTCATTAGTTCTCAGGAGAAACTTATCTTAAAGTTTATATCATGTTTAGAAGGTCTTGTGTGTCATTAGTGTTATTGTAATGATTTGTATTGTGGTGCTATGGGATATTGTCTCAGGAGAGTAATGCACATCATGTGGTAGGAAGACATCCATGCTGCTAGTTATGATATGAAGTATACATTGACTAGTCTATCCTTACAGACAGCAAGTCAGTAATCTATTCCTTTCTGTGTCTTCACCTCACATCTGCATTCACCTTGTCACCTCAGTTTACCTTGTCACATTGGCTATTtactcttaatttcttcctctcaatTTCTCCATTCAACATATCTTTgaatttctttttacatttaacTCATATTCTGTATAGATATGCAAAATTCACCTTCAACTTCTACCTTTTCTCCACAATCCATCAAATGCACTTattaacttttcttattttcactctttctcaTCTTAAACTTAATTTGTTGTTGCCTGGTaagtagtttttctttttatattatcCATTATATGTATATCCACTATGTGATGCGGCTGATCTCTTTCGGAATTAGGGTTGTTGCCCTCTACCATATTGCATGCTATCTCTTATATTCCTTTCAAGGATAGCAATAGACTGGGGATCTGCTCACACTTGTCCATTCCTTTGTACTCTCCAAGAGGAAACAGGGATTCACATGCATAATATTCATTTGCTTCATACATGCAGCTGCATCTCTGTGGGGAAGTGATAGCAGGCAGTGAACTTACCATAACTAGTTGTCAGTCTCTAGAACAGGGTTCTTCAAAGTACGGGTCGCAAACAGGTCCCAGTACTGGGTCGCAAACTCATATTCAGTGGGTCGccacatgataataataataataataataaaaataataataatccaattttttcataaatgagagagagagagagagatgtgtagaTGTATAGATgatatagatgtgtgtgtgtgtgtgtgtgtgtgtgtgtgtgtgtgtgtgtgtgtgtgtgtgtaatataactGATATCAAGTTTATGAAGAGAAAGGTACGATAGAATGGACATACTGGGTCGTGAAGGTAACACAGAAAATCAAACTGGGTCGTGATGAAAAAAGTTTGAAGAACCCTGCTCTAGAAAGCACTCAGTTGTCTTGATGGTGATGTAGTCTTGTCAGGGGGCTCTTAGGGATGTTGTATGTACCCAGGATATTCCCACTGGATATAAATTTCTAGGTTGTCTGTAGTTGACAACAAAGAAATCCTTGGTATCCTACTCTTGGTGGGCCTGGTTGAAGGTAGCCATGGTGTGAAATGATTGCTGGTGTGATAGTTGTTGGCTTTTGTTTTGGGTTATTGAGGTGTCTCAACCCAGCCAACCAGTTGAACTCTGCTGGTTCTCGCTAATCTGTAGCATAAATCTTGGCTTGGTATGGTCAAAATCATCCTGAAATGATTTTCAGGTATCTTCTGAGGTATTTGGTAGCTATCCTATAAAATCCTTTCACATCCACCATTTTATGAATATATGGTATCTGGATTGATTGGCATTCTATTTAGGTTTATTGTTGCAATTTTAGATTtttatatttagttttcttttgttaaggGGTATAAATTTGGATGAGTTCTCagataaacctttttttttcctgactttTTGCCAATTCAGAATTTGCAcacattttgtgtgtgtaaaattagtTAAATGTGAAACTCTGGTATTATACTGTATTTTATTATGCTTTGATACCATACAATATCTATATTGTATAATGAAGCTTATGCATTTTGTTATAAGAGAAAATAGGCTTATGAAGGAGGTATGTAGGAGTAAACACCTGCTGCCATGATTAAATACTTCTAAGGAAGTctagagagagtggagggaggggatgcTGCAAGTCTGCTGTTGAATCTGAATGAGTACCTAGGTGGAAAAGGTAGTCTTTGCAAGAAACATAAGTGGAAAGGTTGCAGGTAGTGAGGTAGTGTATGGTAAGAAATTGAGGAGTACATGGAATACATGAGAATAGTGAGCACATATTGGGTTATGTGCAAGAGGAAAGGTTATTCCTTAAACTTTTTCCAGCATAAGGTGATACATAGGTACAcatggaggagaagagatgagagtagtgagaaatgaaggaaagatatgtGAGAATTAATGAGAAATtaaaaggagaatgaataaagaatgtTGTAGGAAACCAAATGAAAAGTTCATGGGGGATAAGAAGTTCTTTGGAAGTTAAGGGAGATTGGAGGGTGAGAGAGTATGGAATgaatagagaaaacagaattcaTGTATGcaatgaggaagaaatgaaaaatgtgtaaaaaagaATTCTGACTGTTTAATAAATGAGAAGACAGAAGGGGAAGCAAAGTGCTTAGTATGATTATAGGAGCAGTTGGAGAGTTACTGTTTATGCAGACAAATATAGGAGGGATAGAGAAGGCAATAGCAAAGCTCCAGGCATAGATTTTGAAATGTTTAAGTGTAGAGGTGACATAGCAGGATGGCTGCTCCTGAAGTGACCTGGCATTGGGGGCAGAAAGCATCAGAGAAATGTAGATAGTTAAATGGTTATGAGTATCCATATTATATGTACATTTTCTACCAAAATATTTAGCCTTGCTTAGATCTTGTGGGTTCAAAAACCCTACATTATcagtgtattttgtttttttctccatttgaTCAATGATCAGAAAATGACGatagtcttatttatttattattttatatcatcAGTTTTCCAACATAAAATGTTCTTAATGATGTATCGTGTATGTACAGCTGTTGCACATAAACTAATATTAGaatttggtgatgttattgcAGGCAGGCAGTCTTGGTGCACACTACTAATATGGTCAACACAGTTCCTGCTGCACCCTCTAACTATGTAAATAACCAAGTACAGTACATTCCCCATATGGGTAATCAGAGAGTTGTCAGGATTCGAGTGCCAGCACTTAATATCCAAACCATGCCAAATAATCAGGGGATTGTAAGAATTCAAGTGCCTGCAAGTGAAGCCCAAACCCTGCAGAATATTCAGGGCATGGTCAGGCTTCACCTTCCAGCAGCTAATGGACAAGCACCTCCAGGATCTTCAAGCAACCCTCTTAGACTCACCTAGGTCATCTTCATCAGGTAACAGAGAATCAGATGCTGCAGTTTGCTAGCAGCTGGGGGTATTAATAGCATAACTTTGAATTTCAGCTTGAGACAAAGACAAGGGGAGAGTGAATCCCAGCAAGGCCAGTCCCTCACTCTCCAGTTATATGCAAATGCACCTGGTCAATCTAATGCAAATGCAGCAGATGCTCAGGCTGTGATCAGTGTGAGCAGTGATAGCAGTTCTAGAAGTGATAACTTGTCAGACTCCTCATCGGTCTCTGGTGACGAGGGTGCTTACTTTGGGGGGTATGGTCGCTGCTTCAATTGTGGTGAGTGTCAGATATTTAAAAAGGCTCTTTTAAAACATGTTGCATTCTATAGTCAATCAGCTTGTAGAAAATGTAATGTGATAACTgcaaatttattttcatttaaaatGCAGAAGTCATTCTTTGCCATGGAAGTTTGGCTATTACTATTAGATATTATGAAGCCAAAAATCATACTCATCTTATACAGCATTCCAGAGGCCTTGAAGGTTTTTATTTGCTCTATAAACATTGGTTATGATTAATACATACATCATCATCTCTTTTAAAAACATTAACTCTTTGATCTGAACTTATAGGGAGCCTCTTAGctacatcctttttttttttttttttttttctgtaggagggacaccggccaagggcaacaaaaatccaataaaaaaaaatgcccactgaaatgccagtcccataaaagggtccaaagcagtagtaaaaaattgaaggataagtgtcttgaaacctccctcttgaaggaattcaagtcataggaaggtggaaatacagaagcatgcagggagttccagagtttaccagagaaagggatgaatgattgagaatactggttaactcttgtgttagagaggtggacataataggggtaagagaaagaagaaagtcttgtgcagcaaggccgcgggaggaggggaggcatgcagttagcaagatcagaagagcagttagcatgaaaacagtggtagaagacaactagagatgcaacattgcagtggtgagagagaggctgaagatagtcagaggagaggagatgatgagacgaaaagcttttgattccaccctgtctagaagagcagtatgagtggaaccccccagacatgtgaagcatactccatacatggatggataaggcccttgtacagagttagcagctgaggggtgagaaaaactggcggagacaactcagaacgcctaacttcatagaagctgttttagctagagatgagatgtgaagtttccagttcagattataagtaaaggacagaccgaggatgttcagtgtagaagagggggaacagttgagtgtcattgaagaagaagggatagttgtctggaagattgtgtcgagttgatggatggaggaattgagtttttgaggcattgaacaataccaggtttgctctgccccaatcagaaattttagaaagatcagaaatcaagcgttctgtggcttccctgcgtgaaatgtttacctcctgaagggttggatgtctatgaaaagacatggaaaagtgcagggtggtatcatcagcgtaggagtggataggacaagaagtttggtttataagatcattaatgaataataagaagagagtgggtgacaggacagaaccctgaggaacaccactgttaatagatttaggagaagaacagtgaccatctaccacagcagcaatagaacggtcagaaaggaaacttagatgaagttacagagagaaggatagaagccataggagggtagtttggaaatcaaagctttgtgccaaactctcgaaagcttttgatatgtccaaggcaacagcaaaagtttcaccaaaatctctaaaagaggatgaccaagactcagtaaggaaagccagaagatcaccagtagagtggccttgacagaacccatactggtgatcagatagaaggttgtgaagtgatagatgtttaagaatcttcctgttgaggatagattcaaaaactttagataggtagggaATTAAAGctataggacggtagtttgagggattagaatggtcaccctttttaggaacaggctgaatgtaggcaaacttccaccaagaaggaaagctagatgttgacaaacagagctgaaagagtttgactaggcaaggtacaagcacggtggcacagtttcggagaacaataggagggaccccatcaggtccataagccttccgagggtttaggccagcaaaggcatggaaaacatcattgcaaagaattttaataggtagtatgaagtagtcagaaggtagaggagagggaggaacaagcccagaatcgtccaaggtagagtttttagcaaaggtttgagcaaagagttcagctttagaaatagatgtgatagcagtggtgccatctggttgaaataaaggagggaaagaagaagaagcaaagtttttggagatatttttggctagatgccagaagtcacaaggggagttagatcttgaaaggttttgacactttctgttaatgaaggagtttttggctagttggagaacagacttggcatggttccgggcagaaatataaagtgcatgagactctggtgatggaaggcttaaataccttttgtaggccacctctctatcatgtacagcacaagaacaagctttgttaaaccaaggtttgtaaggttttaggtcgagaaaaagagtgaggaatgtacaccttcatgccagacaatatcacctctgttatgcactcagcacacaaagacgggtctctgacacggaagtagtagtcattccaaggtaaatcagcaaaatacctcctcaggtccccccaactagcagaggcaaaatgccagaggcatcttTGTTTAGGggggtcctgaggagggattggagtgataggacaagatacagatatgagattgtgattggaggagcccaatggagaaaaaagggtgacagcataagcagaaggattagaggtcaggaaaaggtcaagaatgttgggtgtatctccaagacggtcagaaatacaagtagggtgttgcaccaatcgctctaggtcgtggaggatagcgaagttgaaggctagttcaccaggatggtcagtgaaagcagaggaaagtcaaagctggtggtgaacattgaagtcttcaagaatggagatctctgcgaaagggaagagggtcagaatgtgctccactttggaagttaaatagtcaaagaatttcttatagtcagaggagttagatgagaagtatacagcacagataaatttagtttgagagtgactctgtagtcatagccagatggtggaaaactcagaagattcaagagcatgggcacgagagcaggttaagtcattgtgcacataaatgcaacatccagctttggatcgaaaatgaggatagagaaagtaggagggaacagaaaaggggctactgtcagttgcctcagacacctgagtttcagtgaggaaaagaagatgaggtttagaagaggagaggcagtgttctacagattgaaaattagatcttagaccgcgaatgttgtagaagttaatgaagaaaaagttgacgggggtgtcaagacacttagggtcatcgacagaaaggcagtccgacct
This window of the Scylla paramamosain isolate STU-SP2022 chromosome 1, ASM3559412v1, whole genome shotgun sequence genome carries:
- the LOC135101367 gene encoding E3 ubiquitin-protein ligase RNF8-like isoform X1; this encodes MNTRERYYLEYRNDNTRERRIISLKDNEVIVGRRELQSAHISRNHAAFKWQGESWTVTCIGQNSMVLDGKVLARNIEYPLSLESKIRFTERDVNVYKLRVSSWKGVRESGSTSTESHKKLRQESESSTEEGGVKHEYNELEQQLRGSEAIQAQLKEERDHMHQSLQQQQMLLEEKYKQNRAQLEEQFQNGALAQQAMLEEKEALAQKLHEEIAKLQTELEGERKVLEDRLRQEEERNKVLQEKENELRRLAEEKASLEEQQKAERQRLQQQLQDIESHQEELRQQVEDKNSAIQVKEAEYQLAEEERQRLQEALAQERLTREEEKFKMQEELMLTKAQEQRALKETLDALEGEKQKLMADLASSAMVSSEAKKEVVESVSHVLEDEFQCAICNELFINAVLLSCSHTFCKYCIDRWKKNKKECPNCRLPITSESKSLVVDNFIEKIVPTLSEEMKKKRTQIVAERNAEMKAAEEAAAAAAAAAAASRGNRGRGGRGRNNRGRGGQRGQAVLVHTTNMVNTVPAAPSNYVNNQVQYIPHMGNQRVVRIRVPALNIQTMPNNQGIVRIQVPASEAQTLQNIQGMVRLHLPAANGQAPPGSSSNPLRLT